Proteins found in one Malassezia vespertilionis chromosome 5, complete sequence genomic segment:
- a CDS encoding glyoxylate reductase (COG:C; EggNog:ENOG503NW94), with protein sequence MFPRILPTSRAARSLRTHFDHARRMYSNETAQVLLMDDILLSANELARLETQAQVFRNQATNRAELIEAFRPGGPYANIQGLYRHFGGNRSIRISGRFDAELVNALPPSLKFIVHNGAGYDQLDIGALTARGIQASNVPVVTNAPTADTALFLLLGSLRRFPLAMAQLHKGVFNSEFPFTTASNPEGLVLGIVGAGGIGSELARKAANALGMRVIYHNRNRLANEREVVGMPAGLQMSYRATLKELLEESDAVSLHCPLTPETHHLIGAEQLKQMRPHAVLINTARGPVVDEAALVNALETDEIAGAGLDVYEEEPKIHPGLVALSETKALLVPHVGTLTLQTQTNMETACLRNLAHGLDTGALAFTVKEQAGLNMHA encoded by the exons ATGTTTCCACGCATTCTGCCTACCTCGCGTGCTGcccgctcgctgcgcacccATTTTgaccatgcgcgccgcatgtaTTCCAACGAGACGGCACAGGTGCTTCTGATGGATGATATTCTGCTTTCGGCAAATGAACTGGCGCGTCTTGagacgcaagcgcaagtcTTT CGCAACCAAGCTACGAACCGTGCCGAATTGATTGAGGCATTTAGACCCGGTGGTCCGTACGCAAACATTCAGGGCCTTTATCGCCACTTTGGCGGAAACCGCTCCATCCGCATCTCGGGCCGCTTTGATGCGGAACTTGTCAATGCGCTCCCACCATCGCTCAAGTTCATTGTTCACAACGGCGCCGGCTACGATCAGCTGGATATCGGTGCACTGACTGCACGCGGTATTCAGGCGTCCAACGTTCCCGTCGTCACGAATGCACCCACCGCCGACACGGCGCTGTTCCTCCTGCTCGGCTCGCTCCGCCGCTTCCCCCTCGCCATGgcacagctgcacaaggGCGTGTTCAACAGCGAGTTTCCGTTCACCACTGCCTCAAATCCAGAGGGTCTGGTGCTCGGTATCgtcggcgcaggcggcatCGGATCCGAGCTCGCGCGGAAAGCAGCAAATGCGCTTGGCATGCGCGTGATTTACCACAACCGCAACCGTCTTGCGAATGAGCGCGAGGTTGTGGGAATGCCTGCGGGCCTGCAGATGTCGTACCGCGCGACACTcaaggagctgctcgaggagaGCGACGCGGTGAGCTTGCACTGCCCTTTGACGCCCGAGACGCATCACCTGATCGGTGCCGAGCAGTTGAAGCAGATGCGGCCACACGCCGTGCTCATCAACACTGCGCGTGGGCCCGTTGTGgacgaagcggcgcttgtcaatgcgctcgagacggACGAAATCGCGGGCGCTGGGCTCGACGTGTACGAAGAAGAGCCAAAAATACATCCCGGCTTGGTGGCGCTCTCGGagaccaaggcgctgcttgtgccgcacgTCGGGACACTGACACTGCAGACACAGACGAACATGGAGACCGCATGTCTCCGGAACCTCGCTCACGGCTTGGACACGGGCGCGCTAGCATTCACGGTGAAGGAGCAAGCGGGGCTTAACATGCACGCATAA